One segment of Enterobacter ludwigii DNA contains the following:
- the mdtD gene encoding multidrug transporter subunit MdtD has translation MRERKARSMAGLPWIAAMAFFMQALDATILNTALPAIAQSLNRSPLAMQSAIISYTLTVAMLIPVSGWLADRFGTRKIFMLAVTLFTLGSLACALSTSLTELVIFRVLQGVGGAMMMPVARLALLRAYPRSELLPVLNFVTMPGLVGPILGPVLGGVFVTWASWHWIFLINIPIGVAGLLYARKYMPNFTTPRRRFDMRGFFLFGLSLVLFSSGMELFGEKIVATWIALSVILGGILLFLLYIRHARRHPTPLISLSLFNTRTFSVGIAGNIASRLGTGCVPFLMPLMLQVGFGYPALIAGCMMAPTAMGSILAKSTVTQVLRWFGYRKTLVGVTVFIGLMIAQFSLQSASLPVWMLILPLFVLGMAMSTQFTSMNTITLADLTDDNASSGNSVLAVTQQLSISLGVAVSAAVLRFYEGFDSANTVEQFHYTFITMGALTVVSALVFMLLKPKDGRNLIKERHKAKAKPNPVPSEQE, from the coding sequence ATGAGAGAGAGAAAAGCGCGCAGCATGGCCGGATTGCCGTGGATTGCAGCCATGGCGTTCTTTATGCAGGCACTGGATGCCACCATCCTCAACACAGCGCTACCCGCGATTGCACAAAGCCTTAACCGATCCCCGCTGGCGATGCAGTCCGCCATCATCAGTTATACCCTGACTGTCGCGATGCTCATTCCGGTAAGCGGCTGGCTGGCTGACCGCTTCGGCACCCGCAAAATATTCATGCTGGCCGTGACGCTCTTTACGCTCGGCTCTCTGGCCTGTGCGCTGTCAACGTCTCTTACAGAGCTGGTCATCTTCCGTGTTCTTCAGGGCGTTGGCGGGGCGATGATGATGCCCGTGGCGCGTCTGGCGTTACTGCGCGCCTATCCGCGCAGCGAACTGCTTCCTGTGCTCAACTTCGTCACGATGCCCGGCCTGGTCGGCCCCATACTGGGTCCGGTTCTCGGCGGGGTATTCGTTACCTGGGCAAGCTGGCACTGGATCTTCCTGATTAATATTCCCATTGGCGTCGCGGGGCTGCTTTATGCCCGCAAATATATGCCGAACTTCACCACCCCAAGACGCCGTTTCGATATGCGTGGTTTTTTCCTGTTTGGCCTGAGCCTGGTGCTCTTCTCCAGCGGGATGGAGCTGTTTGGTGAGAAGATCGTCGCGACATGGATTGCACTCTCCGTCATCCTCGGCGGTATTTTGCTGTTCCTTCTTTATATACGTCATGCACGCCGTCACCCGACGCCGTTAATTTCTCTGTCGCTGTTTAACACCCGAACGTTTTCCGTGGGGATTGCGGGCAACATTGCCTCACGCCTGGGGACGGGCTGCGTGCCGTTCCTGATGCCACTGATGCTGCAGGTGGGTTTCGGCTACCCGGCTCTGATTGCCGGTTGCATGATGGCCCCCACGGCGATGGGCTCTATTCTGGCCAAATCAACCGTCACGCAGGTGTTGCGCTGGTTTGGTTATCGTAAGACGCTGGTAGGTGTAACGGTCTTTATCGGGCTGATGATCGCGCAGTTCTCCCTGCAATCCGCCTCTTTACCGGTCTGGATGCTGATCCTGCCCCTGTTTGTGCTGGGAATGGCCATGTCGACACAGTTCACGTCGATGAACACCATCACCCTCGCCGACCTGACCGACGATAACGCCAGTAGCGGCAACAGCGTGCTGGCAGTGACTCAGCAGTTGTCGATCAGTCTGGGGGTGGCCGTCAGTGCGGCGGTACTGCGGTTTTATGAAGGTTTTGACAGCGCGAACACCGTCGAACAGTTCCACTATACCTTTATTACCATGGGCGCACTCACCGTCGTGTCGGCGTTGGTCTTTATGCTGTTAAAACCCAAAGATGGCCGCAACCTGATCAAAGAGCGCCACAAAGCAAAGGCTAAACCGAACCCCGTTCCATCAGAACAGGAGTAA
- a CDS encoding serine/threonine protein kinase: protein MNDQAFTFQTLHPDTIMDALFEQGIRVDSGLTPLNSYENRVYQFQDEDRQRFVVKFYRPQRWSAEQIQEEHQFAHDLLDDDVPVAAPLKFNNQTLLTHEGFYYAVFPSLGGRQFEADNIDQMEWVARYLGRIHQTGRKEDFIARPTIGIQEYLLEPRQVFETSALIPKALKDNFLNATDKLIDAVKTCWRDDISVLRLHGDCHAGNILWRDGPLFVDLDDARMGPAVQDLWMLLNGDKAEQRMQLETIIEAYEEFSPFNSDEIVLIEPLRAMRFVYYLAWLIRRWDDPAFPRNFPWLTGEDYWRSQISTFTEQVKVLKEPPLQLTPMY, encoded by the coding sequence ATGAACGACCAGGCTTTTACTTTCCAGACATTACACCCGGATACCATTATGGATGCGCTGTTTGAACAGGGTATTCGGGTGGATTCCGGGCTAACTCCCTTAAATAGCTACGAAAACCGCGTCTATCAGTTTCAGGACGAGGATCGTCAGCGCTTCGTCGTAAAGTTCTATCGCCCTCAACGTTGGTCCGCAGAACAAATTCAGGAAGAGCACCAGTTTGCTCACGATCTGCTGGATGATGATGTTCCCGTTGCCGCGCCGCTTAAATTTAATAACCAAACGCTGCTCACCCACGAAGGGTTTTACTATGCCGTATTCCCAAGCCTGGGGGGCCGCCAGTTTGAAGCGGATAATATCGATCAGATGGAGTGGGTTGCCCGATATCTGGGACGCATTCACCAGACGGGACGCAAAGAAGACTTTATTGCCCGTCCGACAATCGGTATTCAGGAATACCTGCTTGAACCTCGTCAGGTATTTGAAACCTCGGCGCTAATCCCCAAAGCGCTTAAGGATAATTTCCTCAACGCGACCGATAAACTTATTGATGCGGTGAAAACCTGCTGGCGCGATGATATTTCCGTTCTGCGTCTGCACGGCGATTGTCACGCTGGTAATATTCTCTGGCGTGATGGCCCGCTGTTCGTCGATCTCGATGATGCACGTATGGGGCCTGCGGTTCAGGACCTGTGGATGCTGCTCAATGGCGATAAAGCTGAGCAACGGATGCAGCTTGAAACGATTATTGAGGCCTATGAAGAGTTTAGCCCTTTTAATTCAGACGAAATTGTCCTGATTGAACCTTTACGCGCGATGCGTTTTGTTTACTATCTCGCATGGTTAATCAGGCGTTGGGACGATCCTGCATTTCCCCGTAATTTCCCGTGGCTTACCGGAGAGGATTACTGGCGCAGCCAGATATCCACATTTACTGAGCAGGTTAAGGTTCTTAAGGAGCCCCCTCTGCAATTAACGCCGATGTATTAA
- a CDS encoding acyltransferase translates to MSRLLAAITLPLSIILTILVTVACSVPIIIAGIIKLLLPVPVVWRAVSAFCNFMMYCWCEGLAFLLYLNPHLKWDVEGLEGLNKKNWYLLICNHHSWADIVVLCVLFRKHIPMNKYFLKQQLAWVPFIGLACWALDMPFMKRYSRSYLLRHPERSGKDVETTRRSCEKFRAHPTTIVNFVEGSRFTEEKRQQTRSPYQHLLPPKAAGIAMALNVLGAQFDKLLNVTLCYPENDRTPFFDMLSGKLTRIVVRIELVPVDDGLHGDYVNDKNFKRLFQRWLNTLWNEKDEQIEKIKSSYKNAGQ, encoded by the coding sequence ATGTCGAGATTGCTCGCAGCAATAACATTACCTTTAAGCATCATTTTAACTATTCTGGTGACTGTCGCCTGTTCTGTGCCGATCATTATTGCCGGCATCATTAAGTTGCTGCTGCCCGTGCCCGTGGTATGGCGAGCCGTATCCGCATTTTGTAATTTTATGATGTACTGCTGGTGTGAAGGACTGGCGTTCCTGTTGTACCTGAATCCACACCTGAAGTGGGATGTGGAAGGGCTTGAAGGCCTCAACAAAAAGAACTGGTACCTGCTTATCTGCAACCACCACAGCTGGGCTGACATCGTGGTGTTATGCGTGCTTTTCCGCAAACATATCCCGATGAACAAATACTTCCTGAAACAGCAGCTCGCCTGGGTACCTTTTATCGGTCTGGCCTGCTGGGCGCTCGATATGCCGTTTATGAAACGCTATTCGCGCAGCTATTTGCTTCGTCATCCGGAGCGTAGTGGTAAAGATGTGGAAACCACGCGCCGTTCCTGCGAAAAATTTCGCGCGCATCCGACAACCATTGTGAACTTCGTGGAAGGCTCGCGCTTTACGGAAGAGAAGCGTCAACAAACTCGCTCTCCTTATCAGCACCTGCTGCCGCCCAAGGCTGCGGGCATTGCGATGGCGCTTAACGTGTTGGGCGCGCAGTTCGATAAATTACTCAACGTCACGCTCTGCTATCCGGAAAACGACAGGACACCGTTCTTCGATATGCTCAGCGGCAAGCTGACGCGGATCGTTGTACGTATCGAGCTGGTGCCGGTTGATGACGGGTTGCACGGGGATTACGTTAACGATAAGAATTTCAAACGTCTTTTCCAGCGTTGGCTGAATACGCTCTGGAATGAGAAAGATGAACAGATAGAAAAGATTAAATCTTCATACAAAAACGCCGGTCAGTGA
- the polA gene encoding DNA polymerase I: protein MVQIPENPLILVDGSSYLYRAYHAFPPLTNSAGEPTGAMYGVLNMLRSLILQYQPTHAAVVFDAKGKTFRDELFEHYKSHRPPMPDDLRAQIEPLHAMVKAMGLPLLAVSGVEADDVIGTLAREAEKMGRPVLISTGDKDMAQLVTPGITLINTMTNTILGPEEVVTKYGVPPELIIDFLALMGDSSDNIPGVPGVGEKTAQALLQGLGGLDTLYAEPDKIAGLSFRGAKTMAGKLEENKEVAYLSYKLATIKTDVELELGCEQLEVQQPSADELLILFKKYEFKRWTTDVEAGKWLQAKGAKPAAKPKETIVVDAEELAEEEAIALSFDNYETLLEESQLVAWIEKLKKAPFFAFDTETDSLDNISANMVGLSFATEPGMAAYVPVAHDYLDAPDQIPRERVLELLKPILEDDKALKVGQNLKYDRGILQNYGIELRGIAFDTMLESYILDSVAGRHDMDSLSDRWLKHKTITFEEIAGKGKNQLTFNQIALEEAGRYAAEDADVTLQLHLKMWPKLQKHEGPLNVFQHIEMPLVPVLSRIERNGVKIDPTVLHNHSGELAQRLTELEQKAHELAGEPFNLSSPKQLQTILFEKQGIKPLKKTPGGAPSTSEEVLEELALDYPLPKVILQYRGLAKLKSTYTDKLPLMINPKTGRVHTSYHQAVAATGRLSSTDPNLQNIPVRNEEGRRIRQAFIAPDDYLIVSADYSQIELRIMAHLSRDKGLLTAFAEGKDIHRATAAEVFGLPLDSVTHEQRRSAKAINFGLIYGMSAFGLSRQLNIPRKESQKYMDLYFERYPGVLEYMERTRAQAKEKGYVETLDGRRLYLPDIKSSNAARRAGAERAAINAPMQGTAADIIKRAMIAVDAWLEKEKPRVKMIMQVHDELVFEVHKDDLDAVSKKIHELMERSMTLDVPLLVEVGSGENWDQAH from the coding sequence ATGGTTCAGATCCCAGAAAACCCTCTTATTCTCGTCGACGGCTCTTCTTACCTGTATCGGGCGTACCATGCGTTTCCTCCTCTGACCAATAGCGCAGGGGAACCTACCGGCGCAATGTACGGCGTGCTAAACATGCTGCGCAGCCTGATCCTTCAGTACCAGCCAACCCATGCGGCAGTGGTGTTTGATGCGAAAGGTAAAACCTTCCGCGACGAGCTTTTTGAGCATTACAAATCTCACCGTCCGCCAATGCCTGACGATCTGCGTGCGCAGATTGAACCGCTGCACGCGATGGTAAAAGCGATGGGCTTGCCGCTGCTGGCCGTCTCTGGGGTCGAAGCCGATGACGTAATAGGTACGCTGGCACGTGAAGCAGAAAAAATGGGTCGTCCGGTACTGATTAGTACAGGGGATAAAGATATGGCGCAGCTGGTAACGCCAGGTATCACCCTGATTAACACCATGACCAACACCATCCTGGGGCCTGAAGAGGTGGTCACAAAATATGGCGTGCCGCCAGAGCTGATTATCGACTTCCTCGCGCTGATGGGCGACTCCTCGGATAACATCCCAGGTGTACCTGGCGTGGGTGAAAAGACCGCCCAGGCGCTGCTTCAGGGATTGGGTGGGCTGGATACGCTGTACGCGGAGCCGGACAAAATCGCCGGGCTCTCCTTCCGTGGTGCAAAAACCATGGCCGGAAAGCTGGAAGAGAACAAAGAGGTGGCTTATCTCTCCTATAAGCTGGCAACCATTAAAACCGATGTTGAACTGGAACTGGGTTGTGAGCAGTTGGAAGTGCAGCAGCCTTCCGCAGACGAACTGCTAATCCTGTTTAAGAAATACGAATTTAAGCGCTGGACCACTGACGTGGAAGCCGGTAAATGGCTGCAGGCAAAAGGGGCCAAACCGGCCGCTAAGCCAAAGGAGACGATTGTCGTTGATGCCGAAGAGCTGGCAGAAGAAGAGGCCATCGCGCTCTCTTTCGACAACTACGAAACCCTCCTTGAAGAGTCACAGCTGGTGGCGTGGATTGAGAAACTCAAAAAAGCGCCGTTCTTTGCCTTCGACACGGAAACCGACAGCCTCGATAACATCTCGGCCAATATGGTCGGCCTGTCATTTGCGACGGAGCCGGGAATGGCGGCCTATGTGCCCGTTGCACATGATTACCTCGATGCGCCTGATCAGATCCCGCGTGAGCGTGTGCTGGAGCTGCTGAAGCCGATTCTGGAAGATGACAAGGCGCTTAAGGTCGGGCAAAACCTCAAATATGATCGCGGCATTCTGCAAAACTATGGCATTGAGCTGCGCGGCATTGCGTTCGATACCATGCTGGAATCTTACATTCTCGACAGCGTGGCGGGTCGTCACGATATGGACTCCTTATCCGACCGTTGGCTCAAGCATAAGACCATTACCTTTGAAGAGATTGCCGGAAAAGGTAAAAACCAGCTCACCTTCAATCAGATTGCCCTGGAAGAAGCGGGTCGCTACGCGGCCGAAGACGCCGATGTCACGCTGCAACTGCACCTGAAGATGTGGCCAAAACTGCAGAAGCACGAAGGTCCGCTGAACGTGTTCCAGCACATTGAGATGCCGCTGGTACCTGTGCTCTCGCGCATTGAGCGCAACGGCGTAAAAATTGATCCGACGGTGCTGCATAACCACTCTGGAGAACTGGCGCAGCGGTTGACCGAGCTTGAGCAGAAGGCGCATGAGCTTGCCGGCGAACCGTTTAACCTTTCGTCTCCGAAACAGCTTCAGACCATCCTGTTTGAAAAACAGGGAATTAAGCCGCTGAAGAAAACCCCTGGCGGCGCGCCATCAACGTCTGAAGAAGTGCTTGAGGAACTGGCGCTGGATTACCCGCTGCCAAAAGTGATTCTCCAGTACCGTGGTCTGGCGAAGCTGAAGTCTACCTATACCGATAAACTTCCGCTGATGATCAACCCTAAAACGGGCCGCGTGCATACCTCGTATCATCAGGCTGTGGCGGCGACCGGTCGTCTCTCCTCGACCGATCCAAATCTGCAGAACATTCCGGTACGTAATGAAGAAGGCCGTCGTATCCGTCAGGCGTTTATCGCGCCAGACGACTACCTGATCGTCTCGGCCGACTACTCGCAAATTGAGCTGCGTATTATGGCGCACCTGTCACGCGACAAGGGGCTGCTGACGGCCTTTGCGGAAGGAAAGGATATCCACCGTGCAACGGCGGCTGAAGTCTTTGGGCTGCCGCTGGACAGCGTGACTCACGAGCAACGTCGCAGTGCGAAGGCGATCAACTTCGGTCTGATCTACGGCATGAGCGCCTTTGGCCTTTCGCGCCAGCTCAACATTCCGCGTAAAGAGTCGCAGAAGTATATGGATCTCTACTTCGAGCGTTATCCGGGCGTGCTGGAATATATGGAACGCACCCGTGCGCAGGCGAAGGAGAAAGGCTACGTCGAAACCCTGGATGGTCGTCGCCTTTATCTGCCGGACATCAAATCAAGCAACGCCGCACGTCGTGCCGGTGCAGAACGTGCTGCCATCAACGCCCCGATGCAGGGGACGGCGGCAGACATTATTAAGCGCGCGATGATCGCAGTTGATGCCTGGCTGGAAAAAGAGAAGCCACGCGTGAAGATGATCATGCAGGTACACGATGAACTGGTATTCGAAGTCCACAAAGATGATCTGGACGCCGTGTCGAAGAAGATCCACGAACTGATGGAACGCAGCATGACGCTTGACGTGCCGTTGCTGGTGGAAGTGGGCAGCGGTGAAAACTGGGATCAAGCTCACTAA
- a CDS encoding FadR/GntR family transcriptional regulator: MPLSAQQLAAQKNLSYVLAEKLAQLILAGKYAPGSILPGEMELGEQFGVSRTAVREAVKTLTAKGMVLPRPRIGTRVMPQSNWNFLDQELLSWWMTEDNFHQVVDHFLVMRSSLEPQACLLAATLGTAEQKAQLNALMEEMVFLKKHFNRERWIEVDMAWHEHIYMMSANPFLTSFASLFHSVYHTYFTSITQDEVVKLDLHQAIVDAIQESDGQRAQDACQALLAAPTHQQVHK; encoded by the coding sequence ATGCCATTAAGCGCACAACAACTGGCTGCCCAAAAAAACCTGTCGTATGTGCTGGCAGAAAAACTGGCTCAGCTGATTTTAGCGGGTAAATATGCCCCGGGGAGCATCCTGCCGGGTGAAATGGAGTTGGGTGAGCAGTTTGGGGTGAGCCGTACTGCCGTTCGCGAAGCGGTGAAAACCTTAACGGCAAAAGGAATGGTGCTTCCGCGTCCTCGCATTGGTACGCGTGTGATGCCACAGAGCAACTGGAACTTCCTCGATCAGGAACTGCTCTCATGGTGGATGACGGAAGATAACTTTCATCAGGTCGTCGATCACTTCCTGGTGATGCGCAGCAGTCTTGAACCTCAGGCCTGCCTCCTTGCCGCCACGCTCGGGACGGCAGAACAGAAAGCGCAGCTCAATGCCCTAATGGAAGAGATGGTGTTCCTGAAAAAACACTTCAACCGCGAACGCTGGATTGAGGTCGATATGGCCTGGCATGAACACATCTATATGATGAGCGCCAATCCGTTCCTGACATCCTTTGCCTCTTTATTCCATTCGGTATACCACACCTACTTTACCTCTATTACGCAAGACGAAGTGGTAAAGCTGGATTTGCACCAGGCGATTGTTGATGCCATTCAGGAGAGCGACGGGCAGCGAGCCCAGGATGCATGCCAGGCATTGCTGGCCGCGCCAACCCACCAGCAGGTACATAAATGA
- a CDS encoding YihD family protein, which produces MKCKRLNEVIELLQPAWQKEPELNLMQFLQKLAKESGFDGELTDLSDDILIYHLKMRDSAKDAVIPGIQKDYEEDFKTALLRARGVIKE; this is translated from the coding sequence ATGAAATGTAAACGTCTGAATGAAGTCATTGAACTCCTCCAGCCGGCCTGGCAAAAAGAGCCAGAGCTTAATCTGATGCAATTTTTACAGAAACTGGCGAAAGAGTCAGGTTTTGACGGCGAACTGACAGACCTTTCTGACGATATCCTGATCTACCATCTCAAAATGCGCGACTCTGCCAAAGACGCTGTTATTCCTGGTATTCAGAAAGATTATGAGGAAGATTTTAAAACCGCGTTGCTGCGCGCACGTGGCGTAATTAAAGAGTAA
- the mobB gene encoding molybdopterin-guanine dinucleotide biosynthesis protein MobB: MIPVLAISAWSGTGKTMLLKKLIPALCAKGVRPGLIKHTHHNMDVDKPGKDSYELRKAGAAQTMVASDQRWALMTETPDEAPLDLMYLVSRMDHSTLDLVLVEGFKHDAVAKILLFRSHAGHDVHELTLDEHVIAIASDVALDLEVPVLDLNNVEEIAAFILNWCAV; this comes from the coding sequence ATGATACCTGTTTTGGCCATTTCAGCCTGGAGTGGTACCGGGAAAACGATGCTGCTGAAAAAACTGATCCCTGCGCTTTGCGCTAAAGGTGTTCGCCCCGGATTAATTAAGCATACGCATCACAATATGGATGTCGATAAGCCGGGAAAAGACAGCTATGAGCTGCGTAAGGCGGGAGCAGCCCAAACGATGGTGGCGAGTGATCAGCGCTGGGCATTGATGACTGAAACACCGGATGAAGCGCCGCTGGATCTCATGTATCTGGTTAGCCGGATGGATCACTCTACTCTGGATCTGGTGCTGGTTGAGGGGTTTAAGCATGACGCGGTGGCAAAGATCCTGCTGTTCAGAAGCCATGCCGGGCATGATGTTCACGAGCTGACGCTTGATGAGCATGTGATTGCAATCGCCAGTGACGTAGCCCTGGATCTGGAGGTACCGGTACTGGATTTGAATAACGTTGAGGAGATCGCCGCGTTTATTTTGAATTGGTGTGCTGTCTGA
- the rbsR gene encoding ribose operon transcriptional repressor RbsR, which yields MATMKDVARQAGVSTSTVSHVINNDRFVSEAIREKVEAAVKDLNYAPSALARSLKLNQTRTIGMLITASTNPFYSELVRGVERSCFERGYSLVLCNTEGDEQRMNRNLETLMQKRVDGLLLLCTETHQPSKEIIQRYPSIPTVMMDWAPFDGTSDLIQDNSLLGGDMATQYLIDKGYTRIACITGPLDKTPARLRLEGYLSAMARAGLTVPDGYRITGDFEFNGGFEAMQKLLSQAQRPQAVFIGNDAMAFGAYQALYQAGLRVPHDMAVIGYDDIELARYMTPPLTTIHQPKDELGELAIDVLIHRMAEPGLQQQRLQLTPVLMERGSV from the coding sequence TTGGCCACAATGAAAGATGTCGCCCGCCAGGCGGGCGTTTCTACGTCGACAGTCTCCCACGTCATTAATAACGATCGCTTCGTTAGCGAGGCGATTCGGGAGAAAGTCGAAGCCGCGGTTAAAGATCTCAATTATGCGCCGTCCGCGCTGGCGCGCAGCCTCAAGCTCAACCAGACGCGCACCATCGGCATGCTGATCACCGCCAGTACCAACCCCTTTTATTCTGAACTTGTTCGCGGTGTCGAACGCAGCTGCTTCGAGCGTGGTTACAGCCTGGTGCTGTGCAATACCGAAGGGGATGAGCAGCGAATGAACCGCAACCTGGAGACGCTGATGCAAAAACGCGTCGACGGGTTACTGCTGCTGTGTACCGAAACACATCAGCCCTCGAAAGAGATTATTCAGCGCTACCCTTCTATTCCCACGGTGATGATGGACTGGGCGCCGTTCGACGGTACCAGCGATCTCATTCAGGATAACTCGCTGCTGGGGGGTGACATGGCCACCCAGTATCTGATCGATAAAGGCTATACCCGCATCGCCTGCATTACCGGCCCCCTGGATAAAACCCCGGCGCGCTTGCGTCTTGAGGGGTATCTTTCTGCGATGGCGCGGGCGGGGCTTACTGTTCCGGATGGCTACCGTATTACCGGTGATTTCGAATTTAACGGCGGCTTTGAAGCTATGCAGAAACTGCTGTCGCAAGCGCAGCGTCCGCAGGCTGTGTTTATCGGCAACGATGCGATGGCGTTTGGCGCGTATCAGGCGTTATATCAGGCGGGACTGCGTGTTCCACACGATATGGCGGTGATTGGTTACGATGACATTGAACTGGCCCGCTACATGACGCCGCCGCTCACCACGATTCATCAGCCAAAAGATGAACTGGGCGAGCTGGCCATCGATGTGCTTATCCACCGAATGGCCGAGCCCGGCCTGCAGCAACAACGTCTGCAGCTTACTCCTGTTCTGATGGAACGGGGTTCGGTTTAG
- the mobA gene encoding molybdenum cofactor guanylyltransferase MobA — MNHGQQIIGVVLAGGKATRMGGKDKGLQLLNGKPLWQHVADTLAGQVMTMAISANRHRDVYQRSGYPVYEDIQENYPGPLAGMLSVMQQSHGEWFIFCPCDTPFIPSCLVERMVRLRGSAPVVWAHDGERDHPAVALIHRSLVTALQEYLTAGERRVMAFMRQSGGHPVDFSDFKSAFMNVNTTEDLQMMQEKK, encoded by the coding sequence ATGAATCATGGGCAGCAAATAATCGGCGTTGTTCTGGCGGGTGGCAAGGCAACCCGAATGGGGGGGAAAGATAAAGGTCTTCAGCTCCTTAACGGTAAGCCACTCTGGCAGCATGTCGCTGATACGCTTGCGGGCCAGGTCATGACAATGGCCATCAGCGCTAACAGGCATAGAGATGTTTATCAGCGTAGCGGGTATCCCGTTTACGAGGATATCCAGGAGAATTACCCCGGGCCGCTGGCCGGTATGCTTTCGGTTATGCAGCAGTCGCACGGAGAGTGGTTTATCTTCTGTCCGTGTGATACCCCGTTTATTCCGTCTTGTCTTGTCGAACGCATGGTACGGCTTCGTGGTAGCGCACCCGTTGTCTGGGCCCATGATGGTGAGCGTGACCACCCTGCTGTTGCGTTGATCCACCGTTCGTTAGTTACGGCGTTACAGGAGTACCTGACGGCAGGAGAGCGCAGGGTGATGGCTTTTATGCGCCAGTCAGGCGGCCATCCAGTCGATTTTAGCGATTTTAAGTCGGCGTTTATGAACGTCAATACCACAGAAGATTTGCAGATGATGCAGGAGAAAAAATGA
- the dsbA gene encoding thiol:disulfide interchange protein DsbA: MKKIWLALAGMILAFSASAAQFTDGKQYTTLEKPVAGEPQVLEFFSFYCPHCYQFEQVLHVSDNVKKKLPEGTKMTKYHVEFLGPLGKDLTQAWAVAIALGVEDKITAPMFEAVQKTQTVQTTADIRKVFVDAGVKGEEYDAAWNSFVVKSLVAQQEKAAADLQLQGVPAMYVNGKYQLNTQGMDTSSMDIFVQQYADTVKYLVEKK, translated from the coding sequence ATGAAAAAAATTTGGCTGGCGCTGGCAGGTATGATTCTGGCATTTAGCGCTTCTGCTGCGCAGTTTACCGACGGCAAACAGTATACGACGCTGGAAAAACCAGTCGCTGGCGAGCCACAGGTTCTGGAGTTCTTCTCGTTCTATTGCCCACATTGCTATCAGTTCGAGCAGGTGCTGCATGTTTCCGATAACGTGAAGAAAAAGCTGCCAGAAGGCACCAAAATGACCAAGTATCACGTTGAGTTCCTGGGCCCATTGGGTAAAGACCTGACTCAGGCATGGGCGGTAGCTATCGCGCTGGGCGTGGAAGATAAGATCACTGCACCAATGTTTGAAGCAGTCCAGAAAACCCAGACAGTTCAGACGACTGCAGATATCCGTAAAGTCTTCGTGGATGCCGGTGTGAAAGGTGAAGAATACGACGCGGCATGGAACAGCTTTGTGGTGAAATCTCTGGTAGCCCAGCAGGAAAAAGCCGCCGCAGACCTTCAGCTGCAGGGCGTTCCGGCGATGTATGTTAACGGCAAATATCAGCTGAACACGCAGGGCATGGACACCAGCAGCATGGATATCTTCGTACAGCAGTACGCGGATACCGTGAAATATCTGGTCGAGAAGAAGTAA